The Nocardioides panzhihuensis genome has a segment encoding these proteins:
- a CDS encoding ABC transporter ATP-binding protein, with translation MLLRLLRDYLLPYKRFLVVIAILQLLSTSAFMLLPSLNADIIDKGVAEGDTEYIIQTGAIMLGVALVQIVASIISVYFAARSSMSFGRDLRAAIFARVGSFSAREVGRFGAPSLITRTTNDVQQVQMLAVLTCTLAVMVPMMMVGGVAMAIHVDAGLSWLLAVVIPVLLISMTVVVRGMVPNFRKVQERIDAVNRILREQITGIRVIRAFVREPQETERFAKANDELTDVALRAGRWMSTMFPLMMLVINVASVAVIWFGGIRVDNGVMQVGPLTAFLQYLMQILMSIMMGTFMLMQVPRASVCADRIAEVLDTESSVVPPAAGVTEISRRGHVDMVGAGFTYPGADHPVLHDLTFEARPGQTVAIIGSTGAGKTTLLGLVPRLFDATAGVVRIGGIDVRDLDPATLRSSLGLVPQKAFLFTGTVRSNLLHGKPDATDEELWHALEVAQARDFVERMAPEDGTGLDAEIDQGGTNVSGGQRQRLAIARALVRRPDVYLFDDSFSALDVATDARLRAALAPETRNATVILVAQRVSTIRDADKILVLEDGAIVGEGTHEELLAADETYQEIVSSQLSAEEAAA, from the coding sequence ATGCTTCTCCGACTGCTTCGGGACTACCTGCTCCCGTACAAGAGGTTCCTGGTCGTCATCGCGATCCTGCAGCTCCTCTCGACCTCGGCCTTCATGCTGCTGCCCAGCCTGAACGCCGACATCATCGACAAGGGCGTGGCCGAGGGCGACACCGAATACATCATCCAGACCGGCGCGATCATGCTCGGTGTCGCGCTGGTGCAGATCGTTGCCTCGATCATCAGCGTCTACTTCGCCGCGCGCAGCTCGATGAGCTTCGGCCGCGACCTGCGGGCGGCGATCTTCGCCAGGGTCGGCTCCTTCAGTGCTCGCGAGGTCGGCCGGTTCGGCGCCCCGTCGCTGATCACCCGGACCACGAACGACGTCCAGCAGGTCCAGATGCTGGCCGTGCTGACCTGCACGCTCGCGGTGATGGTGCCGATGATGATGGTCGGCGGCGTCGCGATGGCCATCCATGTGGACGCCGGGCTCTCCTGGCTGCTGGCCGTGGTGATCCCCGTCCTGCTCATCTCCATGACCGTGGTCGTACGCGGCATGGTCCCCAACTTCAGAAAAGTGCAGGAGCGCATCGACGCGGTCAACCGGATCCTGCGCGAGCAGATCACCGGCATCCGGGTGATCCGCGCGTTCGTACGTGAGCCGCAGGAGACCGAGCGCTTCGCGAAGGCCAACGACGAGCTCACCGACGTCGCGCTGCGAGCCGGACGCTGGATGTCGACCATGTTCCCGCTGATGATGCTGGTCATCAACGTCGCCAGCGTCGCGGTGATCTGGTTCGGCGGCATCCGGGTCGACAACGGGGTGATGCAGGTCGGTCCGCTGACGGCCTTCCTGCAGTATCTGATGCAGATCCTGATGTCGATCATGATGGGCACCTTCATGCTCATGCAGGTTCCGCGCGCCTCGGTCTGTGCCGACCGCATCGCCGAGGTCCTGGACACCGAGAGCAGCGTGGTGCCGCCGGCCGCAGGCGTCACCGAGATCTCCCGGCGTGGGCATGTCGACATGGTCGGAGCCGGCTTCACCTACCCCGGTGCTGACCATCCCGTCCTCCACGACCTCACCTTCGAGGCCAGGCCTGGGCAGACCGTCGCGATCATCGGCTCCACCGGAGCCGGCAAGACGACGCTCTTGGGCCTCGTGCCGCGGCTCTTCGACGCCACGGCCGGCGTCGTTCGCATCGGTGGGATCGACGTACGCGACCTCGACCCCGCCACCCTGCGCAGCAGCCTCGGACTGGTGCCCCAGAAGGCCTTCCTCTTCACCGGCACCGTCCGGTCCAACCTGCTTCACGGCAAGCCGGATGCCACCGACGAGGAGCTCTGGCACGCGCTCGAGGTCGCCCAGGCGCGCGACTTCGTGGAGCGGATGGCGCCCGAGGACGGCACCGGTCTCGACGCCGAGATCGACCAAGGCGGCACCAACGTCTCCGGCGGTCAGCGACAGCGCCTCGCGATCGCCCGCGCGCTGGTGCGGAGACCCGACGTCTACCTCTTCGACGACTCGTTCTCCGCGCTGGACGTCGCCACCGACGCCCGGCTCCGCGCCGCGCTCGCCCCGGAGACCCGCAATGCCACAGTCATCCTCGTGGCCCAGCGTGTCTCCACCATCCGTGACGCCGACAAGATCCTCGTGCTCGAGGACGGCGCCATCGTCGGTGAGGGCACCCACGAGGAGCTGCTCGCCGCCGACGAGACCTACCAGGAGATCGTCTCCTCCCAGCTCAGTGCAGAGGAGGCCGCAGCATGA
- a CDS encoding ABC transporter ATP-binding protein — protein sequence MSDQKADQADQAGQADQADQADEAGQMKKTERIVRPQGGPGPMGGGGAVGDKAMTFVPSAKRLLRRMAPYKIHAAATIVLAAISVTLMSLGPWLLGKATDIIFGGVFSRELPAGVTQEEAVEGLRAQGDDKVADMLSGMDYVTPGQGVDFDALRSALLVVLVVYLVASLLSFAQGWILNSVVQGTVKGLREDVEKKVHNVPLSYFDKQPRGELLSRVTNDIDNISQTLQQTFSQVLTALFTLVTVLFMMFWISPMLALIALLAVPVSLVVTSAVMKRSQGQFVAQWRHTGKLNGHIEETFSGHDLVKVFGRQEEVEKTFAEENDKLFAASFKAQFISGILMPLMMFVGNLMFVVVCVVGSLRVASGALSLGELQAFIQYSRQFTQPITTLASMMNLLQSGVASAERVFELLDAEEQSPEVGTPRTGPGAGEVRFEQVSFSYDKDRPLIEDLSLVARPGQTVAIVGPTGAGKTTLVNLIMRFYELDAGRITLDGADIASIPRSDLRERTGMVLQDTWLFEGTIRDNIRYGRPSATDEELLEAARATYVDRFVHSLPDGYDTLVTDQGGNLSAGERQLVTIARAFLAEPSLLILDEATSSVDTRTELLLQHAMAALRSDRTSFVIAHRLSTIRDADLILVMRDGAIVEQGNHVELLEAKGAYADLYQSQFSHPLVEEPA from the coding sequence ATGAGCGACCAGAAGGCCGACCAGGCCGACCAGGCCGGTCAGGCCGATCAGGCCGATCAGGCCGACGAGGCCGGCCAGATGAAGAAGACCGAGCGGATCGTACGTCCGCAGGGCGGCCCCGGGCCGATGGGCGGTGGTGGCGCGGTGGGGGACAAGGCGATGACCTTCGTGCCCTCGGCCAAGCGCCTGCTGCGCCGGATGGCGCCTTACAAGATTCATGCCGCCGCCACCATCGTCCTGGCCGCGATCAGCGTCACGCTGATGTCGCTGGGGCCGTGGCTGCTGGGCAAGGCGACCGACATCATCTTCGGTGGCGTCTTCTCCCGGGAGCTGCCGGCCGGCGTCACCCAGGAGGAGGCTGTCGAGGGTCTGCGTGCCCAGGGCGACGACAAGGTCGCCGACATGCTCTCCGGGATGGACTACGTCACGCCCGGGCAGGGCGTCGACTTCGACGCGCTGCGCAGCGCGCTGCTCGTGGTGCTCGTCGTCTACCTCGTCGCCTCCCTGCTCTCCTTCGCGCAGGGCTGGATCCTCAACTCGGTCGTCCAAGGCACCGTGAAGGGGCTCCGCGAGGACGTCGAGAAGAAGGTCCACAACGTCCCGCTGTCCTACTTCGACAAGCAGCCGCGTGGCGAGCTGCTCAGCCGGGTCACCAACGACATCGACAACATCAGCCAGACGCTGCAGCAGACCTTCAGCCAGGTGCTGACCGCGCTGTTCACGCTGGTCACGGTCTTGTTCATGATGTTCTGGATCAGCCCGATGCTGGCCCTGATCGCGCTGCTCGCGGTGCCGGTCTCTCTGGTGGTGACCAGTGCGGTGATGAAGCGGTCGCAGGGCCAGTTCGTGGCCCAGTGGCGCCACACCGGCAAGCTCAACGGTCACATCGAGGAGACCTTCTCCGGCCACGACCTGGTCAAGGTCTTCGGTCGTCAGGAAGAGGTCGAGAAGACCTTCGCCGAGGAGAACGACAAGCTCTTCGCCGCGTCGTTCAAGGCCCAGTTCATCAGCGGGATCCTGATGCCGCTGATGATGTTCGTCGGCAACCTGATGTTCGTGGTGGTCTGCGTGGTCGGGTCGCTGCGCGTCGCCAGTGGTGCGCTGAGCCTCGGCGAGCTGCAGGCCTTCATCCAGTACTCGCGCCAGTTCACCCAGCCGATCACCACCCTCGCCTCGATGATGAACCTGCTCCAGTCGGGCGTCGCCTCGGCCGAGCGCGTCTTCGAGCTCCTCGACGCCGAGGAGCAGTCGCCCGAGGTCGGCACGCCGCGGACCGGTCCCGGGGCCGGCGAGGTCCGGTTCGAGCAGGTGAGCTTCTCCTACGACAAGGACAGGCCGCTGATCGAGGACCTGTCCCTGGTGGCTCGCCCCGGGCAGACCGTCGCGATCGTCGGTCCCACCGGCGCCGGCAAGACCACCCTGGTCAACCTGATCATGCGCTTCTACGAGCTCGACGCGGGCCGGATCACCCTCGATGGTGCCGACATCGCCTCGATCCCCAGATCCGACCTGCGCGAGCGCACCGGCATGGTCCTCCAGGACACCTGGCTCTTCGAGGGCACGATCCGCGACAACATCCGCTACGGCCGGCCGTCCGCGACCGACGAGGAGCTTCTCGAGGCGGCCCGGGCGACGTACGTCGACAGGTTCGTGCACTCGCTGCCCGACGGCTACGACACCCTGGTCACCGACCAGGGCGGCAACCTCTCGGCGGGGGAGCGGCAGCTGGTCACCATCGCACGGGCCTTCCTCGCCGAGCCGTCGCTGCTGATCCTCGACGAGGCGACCTCCTCGGTCGACACCCGCACCGAGCTGCTCCTGCAGCACGCCATGGCCGCGCTGCGCTCGGACCGTACGTCCTTCGTGATCGCCCACCGGCTGTCCACGATCCGCGACGCCGACCTGATCCTGGTCATGCGCGACGGCGCGATCGTCGAGCAGGGCAATCACGTCGAGCTGCTCGAGGCCAAGGGGGCGTACGCCGATCTCTACCAGTCGCAGTTCAGCCATCCGCTCGTCGAAGAGCCGGCCTGA